The DNA segment TGTCCCGACAGGGCTCCAGGGATTGATCAAGGTCACTGAATGGGGAGGGGAAGAAGGGACAGAGTGGCATACTGGATCTGTCGACGACATCATCGACGTGACCGTTCATTTCGGAGATGAAAATATCACTAGGATGGACGTAACATACGAACTTGATGGAGAGATTGAAACCAAGAGCTACGGAGTGACGGGACTTGAATCTGAGAGAGTATGTAGGCATACGTATTGATTATACTTATGTTGTACGATCATTTCCAATTAATGAGATCACGTTAACATATATTTTGAGTCGTATTCTAATGAAATGTTTGGTTTCCTTTCAGATTAGTTTTGAGAAAGGCGAATACATCAAATCTTTATCGGGACGTTTTGAGGAAATGAACGGAGTCGTCGTGATAAGAAAACTTACGGCTGACAAAGATGACGGCGATTCGAAGGATTTCGGCAAGGACAGTGGTACTCCTTTCTCCCTTTCTCTCGAGAAGGGTAAGGTGAGCGGCTTCCATGGACGTGCTGATGCAACCAAAGGTGCAATTACTGCACTTGGGGTCTACTTGCGGGCTGATTAGAGATGATCATGTCTCGACGCTGTTGCTATTTGGATACTCGAATAAGTAAGTAGCAACGGATGTTATCGTTGTGGTTGTTGTTTGATACGGTATATTTTGGCTCAAGACACGTCAGAGTCCGACGCCATCGGTCacagtcagaatccgtactaagacACTGTTCAACACGTCATATCTCGAGATAGAAGAGAAAATTTCTATTAGAGAGAGAAATTATTAGAAAgagaaataaaaatttatatcttTATTATCAATAAAGCCCATATCTTGACAACCATCAAAAAACAATCAACATATTAGATTATACTAGCAAAAGATGATCGACAAAAGAGAACACCATGGAAATATCATAAATTTATAGAGAATTGAAAGTTTGATTGGATGACGGTTTTTATAAGTTTATATACTGTGATTTCTATTAAACTACTTGGAAAGACACTCTTTTCATTCTCAAAGTTTATATACGtcgaaaataatataatatttatcaaaatatgataaattcaaaGAATAATTCTCCTATATTCTTCCACCAAGTAATACATGATTGAGATTTTGAAAATACACATCGTGTTGCAATGTCATCACTCATTTCCTAAAAATTAGGAAATCATATCATTTAGATTTATTTAAATTGTGTACATGTACCTATAAATTCTCTGAAAATATTtagtgaaaaaaatatataaaaaaattaggaaaCATATCTCTTAAGGTTTAATGAAAGAAAGTACAATAAAAGACCCTAAAAAATTAGGGAGCATATCTCTTTTATCGCAGGTCCATTGGTCATCAAAAGATGTTGGCATCGACAGCATATCATCTAAATCTATTTAAATTATGAACTTGCAACTATAAAGGTTCAATGAAACATCTTTCTATTTTCTCGAATTATGTCGCATACAAAAAGAGTAAGATAAAGGGGATGGCATTTCCAGTGTTCATCTACAAGCTGTTGCGCCGACAGCATATCATTCGAATTATGGACATGCAACTATGTATTCCCCCTAAAGGTTCAATGAAACATCAATGGTTTCCAAGTATATCTTTCTAGTTGTCGAATTAAGGTTCAATGAAAGATCGTTATCGTTCTCCCAAGTATATCTTTTATATGAACGGTATAAGCTGAGATCTGCTTGCCATGCAGTTTAAGTTCTTCGGGATATTCTGCTTCAGACTACATTCTAAGGTGAGGGAAAGAGAGCAGAAAGCGTTTCCAACCCTTGGAGTACCACTGCAAGTCGCGTCCTCAAGCTGCAGCTATGGCGGAACAGATCAAAGCCGTGAAGGTGAGGGTGGAGAGCTCGAAGCTCGTCAAGCCTTCGTATGTAGGCGAACCGCCGTCCACCGATCTCTGCATTCCTCTCAGTGTCTTCGACAAGATCAATTACAAAGTCCACGGGGCCGTCATCTACGCCTTCCGGCCGCCGACGCCGCCCAACACGGACATCGAGAAGGGGCTTGTCACGGCGCTGTCCGAGCACCGGGAGTGGGCTGGCCGGCTGCACGAGGACGCCCAGGGTGAGCCCGTCATCCTCCTCAATGACGCCGGGGCAAGGTTCATCGAGGTGTCGTCGGATGACGTGCTCGATCGAGCCGTCATTCACGAGCCGTCGACGGCCTTGTTGCCGCTGCATCCGTGGGTCAAAGGCGTGGAGGAGCTGTTGCAGGTGCAGCTGACGAGGTTCGCGTGTGGAACCCTGGTGGTGGGCTACACGTCGCATCACTGGGTCGCCGATGGCCATTCCATGAGCAAGTTCATCGTGGCATGGGGTCTCGCCACACGGGGCCTTCCGATGGATCCCCTCCCCTTGCACGGCCGCGGCGCCTTCTTCATCCCCCGCAATCCACCTCGCGTCGAGTTCGAGCACCGTGGGGTGGAGTTCACGGCCAGGAAGGCGTTCGACGCCGAGGACGCCGCGGACGACATAGTCTCGACGGCCAAGAAGGCGTTAGACACCGAGGACGGCGTCGCTAAGGCGGACGACATAGTCTTCCACAAGGCGCACTTCAGCAGAGAATTCCTGGAGATGCTCAAGGCTAAGGCCTCGATCGGGGCCGACCGGCGCTACAACACGTTCGAGAGCCTGATGGCGCACTTATGGCGAGTTGTGAGCGTAGCCCGCGGGGTGGACGAGCGCATCACCAGCGGCCTCCGCATCTCCGTCAACGGCCGCGCGAGACTGAGGCCCCCTGTGCCGGACGAATACCTCGGCAACCTGGTGCTGTGGGCGTTTCCCCGCGTGAAGGTGGGGGATCTCGTCAACAGGCCACTGCAGTTCGCGGCGGCGCTCATCCACGAGGAGACCGCGAGGATGGACGACGGATATTTCAGATCGTTGATAGATTTCGCGAGCTTGGAGGACGTGAAGGACGAGGCGCTGGAGGGAGCGGCCGAAGCGAACTATAGGGTGATGAACCCAAACTTGGAGGTGCACAACTTGGTGAGGTTCCCGTTCTGGGACCTCGATTTTGGTAGTGGGAAGCCATTCATGTTCATGCCATGCTACGTGCCCGTGGAGGGAATAATGTTCTTGGTGCCATCCCCCACTCGAGACGGAAGCATGGACGTTTACGTGGCCTTGTTAAAACACAACGTGTCCTCGTTCAAGCAGCTGTGTCATATGGTAAGGCCTAATTTGTAATTTCCAGCATGGATAGTGTGTGCAACTATCCTAATCTAAGGTTTTAGATCAAAACAAGTATGTCTTATGTATTTAGATCAAAACAATTATGCACAATAAGCATGTAAAAGAACCCTAAGCAGATTAGGgttcttttataaaattatatttttacgctTATAAATCTCATTAATTTCATTTCACATCCTTTCGACAGTTTTACCAttcaaaaactttataaattttcttatatcttttaaaacataaaaataaaaaatgaaactaGATAAATATCAAAACGGTTCAggaatgaaaaaaagaaaaactacaaTGAGATACGTAtaagggacgaaagattatatgcacAAACATGAGAGATCAAATTAGCTTAAAGTTGATAAGGGTAATGATTACGATAAGACTTGCATGACACCCGCTGACGTCCCACTCCCCTGTTAGTCCGACACCGCGTGACTGACACGGGTCgaaacgccaaccgaggcccattaacgatcgCTCAGGTTCGATTCCACACGCTACGCCGATAGCAATGTCAGATGTCATCAGAAGGTACGACCCTACCCCTTGCGGGCAGGCACACCAGGTAACACCGAACTCCCccataaatacccttgcattctaAACGAAGGGGGGACACAAAAAAAACAACCCCGCCACGATTATTTACTACTTGATCATCGGAGAGGTCGGGTCGAGTTCTCTCGTCCCAACCTGTGTGTAGGGACGAAGGCGAGGCGTTTCTCTCCGGGGGCGTTGGCCAGGAATCTCCTCCCGAAGGAATCGgcgacccgtcatccggacccgaaccaagccgcgtcggccccgtggTCACGactaaaaagttgtttacactaacaaaagtaataagatattcagatgttaaattttataaattatctcgaTAATACGAAGTCTACTTaagaatttatatttatattagttggaGGAGTAATTTCTTAGAAGAGTATAAAATAATTACTTATTACAtcatcaataataaaaaattaaatttataatatattttgagacCACAAGTCAAATTTTATGATTGAAAACTTAATCTCTCAATGAAGCTTATCCTTCGTGGTGAGTGTGTTATCACACTTCAAACTATGATTaagagaaatatttttttctatcgaGTACTAAGAACACTAATGGATGCATTTTACTTCAGTTATTGTAGCTAAGAAATGCACTGATTGCACAAATAGAATTATGAGATAGATATTATAGTAAATTTAACAACTTAAAAGAATGAATGCTCTGATATATGGGTCAAAATAGACACACTCCACGCTGTAAATCTTTTGAACAAAGGGATGGAATGATCTTGCTCGATCCAAAATATTTATTCAGATATTTTGCTTTTTGCAGCTAATACGAATGTCATTAGCTGCTATCACTGCTTCGTCTTTTGATGTTGTAGTAGATTATCCTAACATGGAGTGGTCAGCCCTTAATGACCTGCGATTCATTCCCCCTTTTGGAGATCGTAACATGATAACATCAGAGGAAGGAAGCTGGCGTGTTTGTTCCTAACCAGCTCAGCTAGTCGAGTAGATAACACAGCTGCTTGAATGGGGCCACGTTGTGTCTTAACGAAGACACGTAAACCTCGATGCTTCCGTCTCCAATGGCGGATGGCATTAAGAACAGCATCCCCTCCTCGCGAGTGTAGGTTGGCATGAACATGAAGGGATTCCCACCACCAAAATCGACGTCACGGAACGGGAACTTCAACCAGCTGTGCACCTCCAAGTTTGGGCTCATCACCCTCTCGTGCACCTCGGCCGTCGCCTCCAGGCCCTCCTCCTTCACCGTCTCCGAGCTCGCGAAATCTATGAACGATCTGAAATATCCGTCGTCCAACCTCGTGATGCCCTCCCGGACGAGCGCCGCCGCGAACTGCAGTGGCTTGTTGACGAGGTCCCCCACCTTCGCGCGGGGAAACGCCCACAGCACCAGGTTGCCGAAGTATTCGCCCGGCACACGGGGCCTCAGCCTCGCGCGACCGTCCACGGAGATGCGGACGTGGCTGGTGATGTGCTCGTCCAGCCCGCGGGCCTTGGTCACCACTCGCCATAAGTGCGCCATCAAGCTCTCGAACGAGCTGTAGCTCCGGTCGGCCCCGAGCGAGGCCTTGGCCTTGAGACTCTCCAGGAATTCTCTGGTGAAGTGCGTCTTGTGGATGACTATGTCGACCGTCAGAGGGAGGTCCTCGGTGTCGGACGCCTTCTTGGGCTTGAACTCCACCCCACGGTGCTCGAACTCGACGCAAGGTGGGTTACGGGGGATGAAGGCGCCGCGGTCATGCAAGGGGCGGGGATCCATCGGGAGGCCCCGTGTAGCCAGGCCCCATGCCACGAGGAACTTGCTGACGGCGTGTCCATCGGCGATCAGGTGTTGCGTCGTGAAACCCAACACCAGGGTTCCACACGCGAACCTCGTCAGCTGCACCAGCAACAGCTCCTCCGCGCCTTTGATGCACGGACTCAgtgggagcaaggccggcgacgACCCGAGAAGGACGGTCCGGTCGAGCACGGCGTCGGACGACGCCTCGACGAACCGCGGCCCGCTGTCATTGAGGAGGATGACGGGATCGCCCCGGGCGTCCTCACGCAGCCGGCCAGCCCAATCCCGGTACTCTGTCAGCGCGGTGGCAAGGCCCTTCTCGATGTCGGAGTTCGACGGCGACGGCGGCTCGAAGGCGTAGATGACGGCCATGTAGTTGTTGCAAGTGATCTTGTCGAAGACACTGAACGGAATGCAGAGATCGGCCCGAGGCGGTTCGCCTTTATACAAAGGCTTGACGTGCTTCGAGTTCTCCACTCTCACCTTCAAGGCTTCGATCTGTTCCGGCATGTCTGCAGCTTGAAGAAGCTCCTTGCAGTACTCCCAAGGGTCAATTAGAAACGCTTTCTCTGTTCTATTTCCCAAACCTTGTGATGCAAATGGCTCGTAGTCTGACGGAGTCGATGTCGGAGAGCTTAAATTGGCACGCAGAGCTCAGCTCGTTCTGTATTAAAAGAGATATGCTTCGCAATTGCGTTCCGTTGAATTTGTACTTGAGCGTTTTAAGTGGAATATATTGTTACATGTACCAAATCTAAATCAATCTAAATGATATGCTTTCTAATTTTTACAAGTTCatcgtttttttttctttttttacaccATATATTTACATTATGCAAAATCTGAATCATATAATTTATCGATATAATGGAATCATTCttttaatttatcatattttaataaatataataccaTCATCAACACTCTCTCAAGTTGGAGGATGCCCAACTTGCATAGATAACAGGAAGGAATGTCTTTCCAAATAGTTTAATAAAATCAAGTATACTTTGAGTGTGTGACTAAGTGAAGACAGTATTGAttcattgaattttttttctctcaccacaggataattaattttattaattttatgtatttatGAAAGATGGGGTTTGCTATCAATATTAGTAATGTCGTTTGGTTATCGTAATACGATTTTGCAGTACCCAAAGTATCAACTATAGTATAAATTATGTAAAAACATATTTTAACCAAGTAAATTCATAAAGT comes from the Musa acuminata AAA Group cultivar baxijiao chromosome BXJ2-8, Cavendish_Baxijiao_AAA, whole genome shotgun sequence genome and includes:
- the LOC103994367 gene encoding agmatine coumaroyltransferase-2-like codes for the protein MAEQIKAVKVRVESSKLVKPSYVGEPPSTDLCIPLSVFDKINYKVHGAVIYAFRPPTPPNTDIEKGLVTALSEHREWAGRLHEDAQGEPVILLNDAGARFIEVSSDDVLDRAVIHEPSTALLPLHPWVKGVEELLQVQLTRFACGTLVVGYTSHHWVADGHSMSKFIVAWGLATRGLPMDPLPLHGRGAFFIPRNPPRVEFEHRGVEFTARKAFDAEDAADDIADDIVFHKAHFSREFLEMLKAKASIGADRRYNTFESLMAHLWRVVSVARGVDERITSGLRISVNGRARLRPPVPDEYLGNLVLWAFPRVKVGDLVNRPLQFAAALIHEETARMDDGYFRSLIDFASLEDVKDEALEGAAEANYRVMNPNLEVHNLVRFPFWDLDFGSGKPFMFMPCYVPVEGIMFLVPSPTRDGSMDVYVALLKHNVSSFKQLCHMVRPNL
- the LOC135619402 gene encoding jacalin-related lectin 3-like is translated as MANAGGLTTSVPTGLQGLIKVTEWGGEEGTEWHTGSVDDIIDVTVHFGDENITRMDVTYELDGEIETKSYGVTGLESERISFEKGEYIKSLSGRFEEMNGVVVIRKLTADKDDGDSKDFGKDSGTPFSLSLEKGKVSGFHGRADATKGAITALGVYLRAD
- the LOC103994366 gene encoding agmatine coumaroyltransferase-2-like yields the protein MPEQIEALKVRVENSKHVKPLYKGEPPRADLCIPFSVFDKITCNNYMAVIYAFEPPSPSNSDIEKGLATALTEYRDWAGRLREDARGDPVILLNDSGPRFVEASSDAVLDRTVLLGSSPALLPLSPCIKGAEELLLVQLTRFACGTLVLGFTTQHLIADGHAVSKFLVAWGLATRGLPMDPRPLHDRGAFIPRNPPCVEFEHRGVEFKPKKASDTEDLPLTVDIVIHKTHFTREFLESLKAKASLGADRSYSSFESLMAHLWRVVTKARGLDEHITSHVRISVDGRARLRPRVPGEYFGNLVLWAFPRAKVGDLVNKPLQFAAALVREGITRLDDGYFRSFIDFASSETVKEEGLEATAEVHERVMSPNLEVHSWLKFPFRDVDFGGGNPFMFMPTYTREEGMLFLMPSAIGDGSIEVYVSSLRHNVAPFKQLCYLLD